The following proteins come from a genomic window of Nicotiana tomentosiformis chromosome 12, ASM39032v3, whole genome shotgun sequence:
- the LOC104086290 gene encoding kunitz-type serine protease inhibitor DrTI-like gives MKIIFLLFSLALVPLSALATCTTDTPNQLLRAVHDTDGYPLQVNTRYFVFSSCWGAGGGGVRLANIGDQEENACPTAVVQSRSDLDKGIAVYFKPKEPKHQQIVESSSLNINFYFDSNKCANLTVWKVDNYPIPRKYSTISTGAKLGNPLDVNSWFQIKPLGGSTYKLVFCPYGEEFTCQNVGITEENGYRRLVLTENAKAFVFIKHGGLGKAEA, from the exons atgaagATCATCTTCCTCTTGTTTTCTCTTGCATTAGTTCCCTTGTCAGCCTTGGCAACTTGCACCACTGATACTCCGAACCAATTATTGAGGGCTGTACACGATACAGATGGTTATCCCCTACAAGTAAACACCAGGTACTTCGTATTTTCATCTTGTTGGGGAGCTGGCGGCGGTGGTGTACGGCTTGCTAATATCGGAGATCAAGAAGAAAACGCTTGTCCCACAGCAGTGGTGCAATCCCGCAGTGATCTCGACAAAG GTATAGCAGTCTACTTCAAACCTAAAGAGCCCAAACATCAGCAGATTGTGGAGTCTTCTTCGTTAAACATCAATTTCTATTTTGATAGTAATAAGTGTGCTAACCTAACAGTGTGGAAGGTAGACAACTACCCTATACCTCGAAAGTACAGCACAATAAGCACAGGTGCAAAGTTGGGAAATCCCCTGGATGTGAATAGCTGGTTTCAAATTAAGCCTCTTGGTGGCTCGACGTATAAGCTAGTGTTCTGTCCCTACGGAGAGGAGTTTACTTGCCAAAATGTAGGCATCACTGAGGAAAATGGATATAGGCGTTTGGTTCTCACAGAGAATGCAAAGGCCTTTGTGTTCATAAAGCATGGCGGATTAGGAAAGGCCGAAGCATGA
- the LOC104086299 gene encoding latex serine proteinase inhibitor-like, giving the protein MKTVLLFLSLAFLPFSALATCSTDIPNQLLRVVKDLKGHPLDKNARYFIVSAFNGAGGGGVRLANLGGQEENTCLTSVVQSPRDTDEGIAVYFKPKEPKHQQIVESASLNINFYLDYIKCANLTVWKVDHYPKPAEHYTISTGAKLANPLDVNSWFQIKSLGSSYKLVFCPYGETFTCHNVGIVNESGYRRLVLTENAKAFVFIKDCRVGKAEA; this is encoded by the coding sequence ATGAAGACCGTCTTACTCTTTCTTTCCCTTGCATTCCTTCCCTTTTCAGCCTTGGCAACTTGCTCTACTGATATTCCCAATCAACTATTGAGAGTTGTAAAAGATTTGAAGGGTCATCCCCTCGACAAAAACGCTAGATACTTTATTGTTTCGGCCTTCAACGGTGCCGGCGGTGGTGGTGTGCGCCTTGCTAATCTCGGAGGTCAAGAAGAAAACACTTGTCTCACATCAGTTGTGCAATCCCCTCGTGATACCGACGAAGGTATCGCCGTTTATTTTAAACCTAAAGAGCCCAAACATCAGCAGATTGTGGAGTCTGCTTCGTTAAACATCAATTTCTATCTTGATTATATAAAGTGTGCTAACCTAACCGTGTGGAAAGTCGACCACTACCCTAAACCCGCGGAGCACTACACTATAAGCACAGGTGCAAAGTTGGCAAATCCCCTCGACGTTAACAGCTGGTTTCAAATTAAGTCTCTCGGGAGCTCGTATAAGCTAGTGTTCTGTCCTTATGGAGAGACGTTTACTTGCCATAATGTAGGCATCGTCAATGAAAGTGGATATAGGCGTTTGGTTCTCACAGAGAACGCAAAGGCCTTTGTGTTCATAAAGGATTGCAGAGTTGGAAAGGCCGAAGCGTGA